CCCCAAGGCCAAGGTTTACGCCAGGATCGTGACCACCCCCCAGCACGTTAAATCATTCATGGGCGCATTGGAGGAGAACATCAGGAAATACGAGACCCAGTTCGGGGCCATCAAGACCTTTGCCTCCGAAGGCAAGGAGATCGGCTTCAAGGTCGGGGATAAATCTTAAGACTGCTGATTTAATTCAGACATGATTTACGTGATTTCTTAATTTTTCTGTTGTGACAGAAAAAACCGCCCGATATTAAATCGGGCGGTTTTTTATTTTGAAGCGGGTGGTAGGGACCTCTGCCGGCAGCTCGACTATATCCCCAGCGAGCCTACTTCGCCGTAGTAGACATGCATATGACAGCAAACTACGAAGGCTGAACGGCGGATCGTCCGACGCCATAGGCGCCACTATGAATGACCTGCTATGGCCGACGGCCTCCACCGCCGCCTTACATCGAAGCCCTTCTGCCCGCCATAGGCGGACTACTGTCCACTATCCAGTAAATTATGGTGCTGGCGGAGAACCTTTGTTGGTATAGTTAAGAAATAGATTGGAGCGGGTGATGGGAATCGAACCCACAATATTCAGCTTGGGAAGCTGACGTTCTACCACTGAACTACACCCGCGACAATACGATTTTACAAAATTGGGAACGATTTGTCAATCCTTTGCCGGGCTGGGAACAAAAGCCGGGTACCTACGAAGATAACCGCTGAAACACGAATTTTAAAAACACTGAATAATTTTCGTTATTCCCAATTTCATTCCGTGTTCTGTTTCCGTGGTAAAAGGTACTTTGGTGTAAGGTTTCTACTGCTTCAGAAGTTCTTCGATCTCTTTGATCAAAAGCAGGTCCATGTTTTGGCGGTAGCCTATATGGCGGTATCTGATGATGCCGTTCTTGTCTATCACAAAAGTTGTGGGAATCCCTGTCACCTGATAAATCTTATCAATGCCGTTGCCCATCATCCCGCCCAGCAAAACCGGAAACCCATAACCCTTTTGGTCCCAGAACGATCTGACCATGTCCTTTTTGTCGGTTCCCTCAAGGTTCACTGCGAAGAATAAGACCTCTTTGCCTTGGCTGGATAAAAACGCCTTATCCACTAACGGAAGACCCATCTTGCAGGGCTGGCACCAGGTAGCCCAAAAGTCCAGTGCCACCACCTTTCCCCGATGATCCGAAAGTTTGTGTATCGTGCCGTCCAGGCCAGGCAGGCTGAATTCCGGGGCCGGGCGCCCCACTATTTGGGAAGCCGAGGCGGAATCGGCTTTGATCTCCTGCTCGATCTTTTTATTCCTGGCTTTGGCCAAAAGATCTTCCATGTCCCGTTGGCTTTTATATCTGGCCAGATAGACTGTTTCAAAATCTGTTTTGGCCTTCTGAGGCTCTTCCACCTGTCCGGCCAGACAATCGGCCAAATGGTTCAGGGCTGAGTCAAGCTGTCCGGTTTGATAATAAGCCATGCTAAGATGATGTTCAATGGTCGGTTCCGGAATGTAATTAAAGGCCTCCGTTAATTGTTTTAAAGCCTTGGGAAACTCGCCTTTCTGATAAAATATCCAGCCGTAAGTGTCCAGATAATTGCCTATGGTCTGTTTCTTGGCGATTTCCCACCGTTTCTTGCTCATGTCCCAGGGCGCGGTTTTGAACTCTTCCCTGGCCAGTTCCATCGATCTTTGGGAGTAGGCCGCGGCCGCATCCAACTCCGTTTTATTCTTGGCCAATTCGTAGGCCAGGTTGTTCAGCAGGTTGTGATCCCTGGGATCAATCTCCAGGGCGGCCTTAAAGGCCTGAGCCATCTCGGGAACTTGTCCCAGTTGGGAATAGTTCTGGGCAATTATGACATACAAACCCTTTTGGACATTCTTATCCAGCCAGGAGTTATTGGCTAAGAATCCCTGGGCCAGGTCGGTCCTTTTGTTGAGATCGTTTTCGGCCTCCAACTGCTCCGACATTTTTATCAGCTTATGCTGGCGGTTAAACCAAATCATGGAAGAACCGATAGCCGCCACCAGGCTAACCGCCATCAGCAGTTTCAGTAAAAACGGTACTTGTTTCACGGTTGCTCCTTATCTTTGGAAACGAATATTTACGATTACCACTGAATCACGGAACGTCTGAAACACTGAAATTATTAAATCAGGGGTTTTCCGTGCTTCCCGAATTCTGGGCGTGTCTCTGTGGTAAAGTCCTTCCTTTTTACTTCGCTGCCTTGAACTCCTTGGCCGCCCGGATGAACTCCCGGAAAAGCGGGTGAGCCCTCAGGGGACGGGACTTGAACTCGGGATGGAACTGGCAGCCCACGAACCAGGGATGGCCTTCGGCCTCCATCATCTCCATCAGCAGGCCGTCCGGGGATTTACCGGAGAAGACGATGCCCTGCTGCTCCAGCCGGCCCAGATAGTCGTTGTTGACCTCGTAGCGGTGGCGGTGGCGCTCGGAAATATCCTCCTGGCCATAGGCCGCAAAGGCCTTGGTGCCTGGCTTGAGCCGGCAGGGATAGGCGCCCAACCTCATGGTGCCTCCCAGGTTCTTCACCTGGCGCTGTTCCGGCAGAAAATCGATCACCAGGTCCTGGCAGTTCTTGTCAAATTCGGTGGAATTGGCCCCGCGCAGGCCGCAGAGGTTCCTGGCCGCCTCGATCACCGCCACCTGCATCCCCAGGCAGATACCGAAATAGGGCACCTTGTTCTCCCGGGCGTACTTAGCGCAGAGGATCTTACCCTCCACCCCCCGCTCGCCGAAACCGGGACAGACCAAAATGCCCTGGCAGTTCTTGAGCCGTTCTTTCAAATTTTCCGGGTTCAGGGCTTCGGTGTCTATCCAGGCCAAGTAAACCTTGACCTGGTTGTGGATGCCGCCGTGGAGCAGGGATTCCATGATGCTCTTATAGGCGTCGTGCAAGTCCACATATTTGCCGCAGATGCCGATGGTGATCTCGCCCTGGGGGTTTTTGAGGTTCTTCAGCATGTTCAGCCACTCGGTGATGTCGGGCTTGTGAAAGCCCACCCCCAGCTTGTGAGCCACGATCTCGTCCAGGCCGTCCTGATGAAAGCGTTCTGGTATCTCGTAGATGCTCTCCACGTCTATGGCCTCGATCACTTCTTCGGCGGTAACGTTGCAGAATAGGCCTATCTTTTCCTTGATGTCCTTGTCCAGCGGCTTTTCCGAGCGGCAGATGATGATGTCGGGCTGGATGCCGATCTCCCGCAGCTTGTTGACCGAATGCTGGGTGGGCTTGGTCTTGAGTTCGCCCGAGGCGGGGATGTATGGTACCAGAGTCAGATGGATGTAACAGCAGTTCTCTCTTCCCGCCTCCAGCCGGAACTGGCGGATGGCTTCTAAAAAAGG
The window above is part of the candidate division TA06 bacterium genome. Proteins encoded here:
- a CDS encoding DUF3467 domain-containing protein — encoded protein: MENTPHPQQVNIEINEKEAEGIYSNLAFISHSPSEFVLDFARLLPGIPKAKVYARIVTTPQHVKSFMGALEENIRKYETQFGAIKTFASEGKEIGFKVGDKS
- a CDS encoding CTP synthase, which gives rise to MKRKVKFIFVTGGVVSSLGKGIASASLGYLLKARGLKVNIQKFDPYLNVDPGTMSPFQHGEVFVTDDGAETDLDLGHYERFIDRPLKRENNLTAGQTYEAVISKERRGDYLGKTVQVVPHVTNEIKARILKLADSSDVDVLITEIGGTVGDIEGLPFLEAIRQFRLEAGRENCCYIHLTLVPYIPASGELKTKPTQHSVNKLREIGIQPDIIICRSEKPLDKDIKEKIGLFCNVTAEEVIEAIDVESIYEIPERFHQDGLDEIVAHKLGVGFHKPDITEWLNMLKNLKNPQGEITIGICGKYVDLHDAYKSIMESLLHGGIHNQVKVYLAWIDTEALNPENLKERLKNCQGILVCPGFGERGVEGKILCAKYARENKVPYFGICLGMQVAVIEAARNLCGLRGANSTEFDKNCQDLVIDFLPEQRQVKNLGGTMRLGAYPCRLKPGTKAFAAYGQEDISERHRHRYEVNNDYLGRLEQQGIVFSGKSPDGLLMEMMEAEGHPWFVGCQFHPEFKSRPLRAHPLFREFIRAAKEFKAAK
- a CDS encoding redoxin domain-containing protein, with translation MKQVPFLLKLLMAVSLVAAIGSSMIWFNRQHKLIKMSEQLEAENDLNKRTDLAQGFLANNSWLDKNVQKGLYVIIAQNYSQLGQVPEMAQAFKAALEIDPRDHNLLNNLAYELAKNKTELDAAAAYSQRSMELAREEFKTAPWDMSKKRWEIAKKQTIGNYLDTYGWIFYQKGEFPKALKQLTEAFNYIPEPTIEHHLSMAYYQTGQLDSALNHLADCLAGQVEEPQKAKTDFETVYLARYKSQRDMEDLLAKARNKKIEQEIKADSASASQIVGRPAPEFSLPGLDGTIHKLSDHRGKVVALDFWATWCQPCKMGLPLVDKAFLSSQGKEVLFFAVNLEGTDKKDMVRSFWDQKGYGFPVLLGGMMGNGIDKIYQVTGIPTTFVIDKNGIIRYRHIGYRQNMDLLLIKEIEELLKQ